One window of the Rhizobiaceae bacterium genome contains the following:
- the cbiB gene encoding adenosylcobinamide-phosphate synthase CbiB, with protein sequence MSAPLAFLSLLVELLVGYPDRLVRTIGHPVIWIGKLIGLLDRRLNRPEDTLARRRAMGVLTLCLLIVIAGGVAWGIERLLLPLTFGIVIVAVLGSALLAQRSLATHVAAVAAALETGGLPEGRKAVSMIVGRDPDRLDEAAVCRAAIESLAENFSDGIVAPAFWLTVGGLPGAAIYKVVNTADSMIGHKNERHGAFGWASARLDDLINLPASRLTALLVIVAAFLLPGASAAEAWRAVWRDAGHHRSPNAGWPEAAFAGALGLSIAGPRHYGGVLTTDAPMGRGRREATAADIRRALRLYWIADALLVALIGLVAASLLLTAHG encoded by the coding sequence ATGTCAGCTCCCCTCGCCTTCCTGTCGCTTCTGGTGGAATTGCTCGTGGGTTATCCCGACCGGCTGGTCCGTACAATCGGCCATCCGGTGATCTGGATCGGCAAGCTCATCGGCCTGCTGGACAGGCGGCTCAACCGGCCGGAAGATACTCTGGCCCGTCGCCGCGCAATGGGCGTTCTGACGCTCTGCCTGCTCATCGTCATCGCCGGCGGTGTGGCATGGGGGATAGAGCGCCTTTTGCTCCCCCTGACCTTCGGCATTGTCATAGTCGCCGTGCTGGGCAGCGCCTTGCTGGCGCAACGCAGCCTTGCCACTCACGTCGCGGCCGTCGCCGCGGCCCTTGAAACCGGCGGATTGCCGGAAGGCCGAAAAGCCGTCTCTATGATCGTCGGGCGCGACCCCGACCGTCTCGATGAAGCCGCCGTCTGCCGCGCTGCGATCGAAAGCCTCGCCGAGAACTTTTCCGACGGCATCGTCGCGCCTGCCTTCTGGCTGACGGTGGGCGGCTTGCCGGGCGCGGCGATCTACAAGGTTGTTAACACCGCCGACTCCATGATCGGCCACAAGAACGAGCGCCATGGCGCGTTCGGCTGGGCATCTGCCCGTCTCGATGACCTGATCAACCTGCCCGCCTCGCGGCTCACGGCTCTGCTGGTGATCGTTGCTGCCTTTCTGCTGCCCGGCGCGAGCGCTGCCGAGGCATGGCGCGCGGTCTGGCGAGACGCAGGACATCACCGCTCGCCGAATGCAGGCTGGCCGGAAGCCGCCTTTGCCGGCGCATTGGGCCTCTCCATCGCCGGCCCGCGCCACTATGGCGGTGTGCTGACCACCGATGCGCCGATGGGGCGGGGTCGCCGGGAAGCGACGGCGGCGGACATTCGGCGCGCGCTCAGGCTCTACTGGATCGCCGATGCGCTGCTTGTCGCGCTGATCGGCCTGGTCGCGGCAAGCCTGCTGCTCACCGCGCATGGCTGA
- a CDS encoding protein tyrosine phosphatase: MIYVTPLSKLDETLALSGAQRLVTLLRKDSTFARPAGVLRENHLILQMHDITEKTPGMIAPSRRHVTDLLRFARNWDRSAPLAINCYAGISRSTAAAYIIAAALAPDRDETELARELRARAPSATPNIRLIALADALLGRESRMIEAVKSIGRGEEAFEGIPFALDI; encoded by the coding sequence ATGATCTACGTTACACCACTGTCGAAACTGGACGAGACGCTGGCGCTTTCCGGCGCGCAGCGGCTTGTCACACTATTGCGCAAGGACAGCACGTTCGCCCGCCCGGCGGGTGTCCTGCGCGAAAACCATCTGATCCTGCAGATGCACGACATCACGGAAAAGACGCCGGGCATGATCGCCCCGTCGCGTCGGCACGTCACCGATCTCCTTCGCTTCGCGCGCAACTGGGACCGGTCGGCACCACTCGCGATCAACTGCTATGCCGGGATCAGCCGCTCCACCGCCGCGGCCTATATCATCGCGGCAGCACTCGCGCCGGATCGCGACGAGACAGAACTCGCCCGCGAACTGCGCGCGCGGGCGCCAAGCGCCACGCCGAACATCCGTCTGATCGCGCTGGCCGATGCGCTGCTCGGCCGTGAAAGTCGCATGATCGAAGCCGTGAAGAGCATCGGGCGCGGGGAGGAGGCTTTCGAGGGCATACCCTTCGCTCTCGACATATAG